The genome window TTGCACCGCCAATCTCAACTTCACCGACCAGCGGGTTTCCACCCTTAATTATATACTGTTCCATATTGCACCTCTACTGATGGTTTCCTTCCCTTTTTAATTATTTACCCCGTTTATTGTTACCAATCTATTTATTAGTATTGCTTGAAGTTCCAAGCTCATACTATCTTACTTTTACTATTAATGTCAGAAATTTCATAATGCGTTCAAAACGTTTTATCTAGCCGAAAAATGTTTTTACTTTTCGATTATAGCACACTCCGAGCACTTTGTAAAATTTTTTCTGAAGCTATCACAATTGCCTGTAAACATTTTGTAACATTTTTGTAAATTCTACACGAGTTCTTCCAATGCGTCCTGTACTTTCTCTATGGTTTCTTCCAGATTCATTCCATCCTCAGTAATCGTAATATCGGCATATCTCTCAAACAATAAGACTCTTTCATCGTACAAATCTCTTATCGTCTGTCCGTCTCTGAGCGTAACTCCCCGCTTTTTTGCATTCTTAAGCCGTGCACTTATGGTCTCATAAGAAGCCTTCAAATAAATAACGGTTCCAATCTTTTTGTAATGCTCCATAGCCTCCCTGCAGTACACCACGCTTCCTCCCGGTGAAATTACTGCCTTTTCTGCCTCTACGTCACGATTTACCTGATTCTCAATCTCCAGAAAGCCGTCGATCCCTTTCTCCGCAATAATCTCCCGCAGAAGACGTTTCTCCTGCTTTTGAATCAATAAATCCGTATCTATAAATTCATATCCTAATCTTTTTGCAATCACAACGCCTACCGTACTCTTACCCACTGCCGGCATGCCGATAAAAATAATATTCTTCATAGTATCTCTCTCAATCTGTCATCTTCGTGATCTGTCTTTTTCCGTATAGTTACTCTCCCTGCGGCATATTCAGCCGTATGCACCCGCTGATATAGCATATGCCATTTAATATACCCAAGGCACCCCGTATGGCCATTCGGCCGTTTCATAAGGTATACCCAAGGGCATCCCGCATGGCCATTCGGCCGTTTCACAAGGTATACAAGGCGGTCTTTTTGACCGCCTCGCTATTATAGCACATTCATTTCTCATATGGCAACACTTTTCCCTTTTTACTACCGTCACCAGGATGAACATCCACTGGGCGTTTTTGTCGTATGCATGACAGCTAAAATGAGCTCTGTTTCCTGTTCCGTATCTTACCAAAGTAAATTTTTCCGGCATCTGCGGTGATTGCACCGCCTCCGCAACAATTCCTGATAGAGTAAAAGCTCCACCATATCCCGTACCCGGTCCGGCTTTTTGGACTGCCGACGGCGATACGCCTGCCCGATGGCCTCCTCCTGCACGGTATCCGCTCCCCACTCTTCCATCTCCAATTCGTCGAACAGTTCTTCATCCATGACTTTATCATAAATCCGCCGGCACATCAGGCGTAATTGAAGTTTATCCGGATATTCATCATAAATCATGCTGTTATCGTATTCCAGACGGTCACATTCTTCTTCCACATACGGAAGAATCCGTTTTGCCATATCAGGATACATACTTTTTAAGTATTCATAATCCCTTGCTTCCGTTTTGTCATCCGCGAAGAGAAACGGGGTGGGATACGCCATATAAAAAGGCAGTTTTGTTTCCATGGGGACACACTTC of Roseburia hominis contains these proteins:
- a CDS encoding shikimate kinase, coding for MKNIIFIGMPAVGKSTVGVVIAKRLGYEFIDTDLLIQKQEKRLLREIIAEKGIDGFLEIENQVNRDVEAEKAVISPGGSVVYCREAMEHYKKIGTVIYLKASYETISARLKNAKKRGVTLRDGQTIRDLYDERVLLFERYADITITEDGMNLEETIEKVQDALEELV